The segment CCGCCACGCGGGTGTTCTGTCGGAGGGCACAGGCGCCGACCTGATCGACGCCTGGCAGTTCATCGCCACGCTGCGCACACGCCTGCAGGCCGAGCAGATCCGGCGCGGGTCCGCCCCCGACAACGCCCTGTCCCCGAACGAGCTGTCCGGGCTGGAGCGCAGCCACCTGAAGAACGCATTTCGCCTGGTGGCCCATGCGCAGAAGGCCGCCCTGGCCCAGGCCGAGCAGGTACACGGGTGACCCGTCCCCTGAATTGCATGTACCCGTCCGAGGCTTCCTGATGCCCTGCCCACCGCCGGAGGACACGCCCTGGGTGCGCCCCATCGGGCACTGGCGTTTCTGCTACCGCCGCCAGCGGGCGGCGCAACACGCCCCGACAGGGGCCCTGCGGGCCTGCCTGGAGTCACCCCTGCCCTCCGCTCGGCAAGCGGTGGCGGACTGCCGCTTTCTCGCAGTGGATCTCGAAACCACGGGGCTCGACCCGGAGCACGATGCGATCCTGAGCATCGGCTGGGTGGCGATGGACGGTGTACGCATCGACCTGTCGACCGCCGATCAGCGGCTAGTACGCGCGGATTGCCCGGTGCCGGAACAAAGCGCGGTCATCCACCGCATCACCGACCGCGAGGCGGCCGGCGGGACCACCGTGGACAGCGCCCTCGATGCCCTGTTCGAGGTGCTTCAGGGGCGCGTCCTGGTCGCCCATCACGCCGCACTGGAGCTCGGCTTTCTGGAGGAGGCGTGCTATCGCCTGTACGGCGTGCGCCCACCGCTCCCGGTAGTGGATACCCTGCGCCTGGCGGAGCGCCAGTTGCGGCGCGCGGGGCGCCCGATCCCGGCGGATGGCATGCGCCTTCACACCCTGCGCGGACGCTACAATCTGCCGCAGTACCGCGCACACGACGCGCTGTTCGACGCCCTGGCCGCCGGCGAGCTGTTCGTCGCCCTGGTCAGCCAGCTTTCTCCGGAGGCACAAGTCCCGCTGGAGCGCGTGCTGTTCCGCCCTGGGTGGCTCTGGTAGCACGGATCCCGGCGGTCGACATGCTATCCTCAGCTCCCAAAATGCCCACGAATTGATCACGATTCCCGAACTGAATCACGGAGGCCCTGATGAGCGACACCATCGAGTCCACGCTGCACGAGACCCGTCACTTCGCGCCGCCGGCGGAGTTCACGAAGAACGCCCGTCTGAAGCCCGAAGATCTCGAGGCCCTGCACAAGAAGGCCGACGCCGACTACGAGGGCTTCTGGTGTGACCTCGCGCGCGAGAAGATCGACTGGCAGACCGAGTTCACCGAGGGTCTGGACAGCTCGAACGCACCACACTACCGCTGGTTCGCCGACGGGCGCATGAACGTCTCCTACAACTGCATCGACCGTCATCTTGAAGTGCGCGGCAACAAGACCGCGATCATCTTCGAGGCGGAAAATGGCGAGACCCGCAACCTGACCTACCGCGACCTCTACAACGAGGTCGGGAAGCTCGCCAACGCGCTCAAGACCATGGGTGTTGAAAAGGGCGACCGGGTGATCATCTACATGCCGATGAACGCCGAGGCCGTGATCGCCATGCAGGCCTGCGCCCGCATCGGCGCGATCCACTCGGTGGTCTTCGGGGGATTCTCCGCCGATGCCCTGCGTGACCGCATCGTCGACTCCGGCGCCAAGCTGGTCATCACGGCGGATGGTGGCGTGCGCGGCGGCAAGACCGTAGCCCTCAAGGCCAATGTCGACAAGGCGCTGGACTCCAATCCGGCCGACGTCGAGAAGGTCATCGTCTGCAAGCGCGCCGGCAACGACGTGACCATGCAGGACGAACGCGACATCTGGTGGGACGACGCCGTGGATGGCGAGTCGGTCGACTGCGAACCGGAATGGGTCGAGTCCGAGCACCCCCTTTTCCTGCTCTATACCTCCGGGTCCACCGGCAAGCCGAAGGGCATCCAGCACTCCAGCGCCGGATACCTGCTGGGCGCGATTATCACCAACCAGTGGGTGTTCGACCTGCAGGGCGACGACGTCTACTGGTGCACCGCCGATGTCGGCTGGATCACCGGCCATACCTACGTCGCCTACGGCCCGTTGGCGGTCGGCGCGACGCAGGTCGTCTACGAGGGCGTGCCGACGGTGCCCGATGCCGGCCGCTGGTGGAAAATGTGCCAGGACCACGGCGTGACCGTGTTCTACACCGCCCCGACCGCGATCCGCGCGCTGATGAAGGCCGGTGATGACTTCCCCGCCCAGTACGACCTGTCGAAGTTGCGGCTGCTGGGCACGGTCGGCGAGCCGATCAACCCCGAGGCCTGGATGTGGTACTACCGCGTGATCGGCGGTGAACGCTGCCCGGTGGTCGACACCTGGTGGCAGACCGAGACCGGCGCCAACATGATCGCCCCGATCCCCGGTGCCACCACCCTGGTGCCCGGGTCCTGCACCCAGGCCCTGCCCGGCATCGACGCCGACGTGGTGGACGAGAACGGCAACAGCCTGCCCGCCGATCAGGGCGGATACCTGGTAATCAAGAAGCCGTGGCCGTCGATGCTGCGCACCGTGTGGGGCGACGATCAGCGCTACAAGGACACCTACTGGCCCAAGTTCGACGGCAAGTACTACCTGGCCGGCGACTCCGCGCGCCGCGATTCCGAAGGCAACTTCTGGATCATGGGCCGCATCGACGACGTGCTGAACGTCTCCGGCCATCGTCTGGGCACCATGGAGGTCGAATCGGCCCTGGTCGCACATGCCGAGGTGGCCGAGGCCGCCGTGGTCGGGCGTCCGCATGATGTGAAAGGCGAGGCCATCGTGGCCTTCGTGATCCTGAAGGGCGACCGCCTGACCGGCGACGAGGCCGACGCGATGATCAAGGACCTGCGCAACTGGGTGGCCGATCAGATCGGCCCGATCGCCAAGCCGGACGACATCCGCTTTGCCGACGGCCTGCCCAAGACCCGCTCCGGCAAGATCATGCGCCGGCTGCTGCGCTCCATCGCCAAGGGCGAGGAGATCACCTCGGACACCTCGACGCTCGAGAACGAGGCCGTGATCCCGCAGCTCCAGGGCAAGGCCTGAGTCACGGTCCGGGGCCCATCGCCCCGGCCCTGCTTTGATCTTCCTGTAGGAGGCCAGCCCTCTGGCCGATCGGGCGCCGGAAAGGGCTGATCGGCCAGAGGGCTGGCCTCCTACCGTTCGTGCCTTGGCGGAGATACGCATTCCGGGCACCATATCCGTTCCACCCGGGGCACCCAAGGCATGA is part of the Thioalkalivibrio sp. K90mix genome and harbors:
- a CDS encoding exonuclease domain-containing protein gives rise to the protein MPCPPPEDTPWVRPIGHWRFCYRRQRAAQHAPTGALRACLESPLPSARQAVADCRFLAVDLETTGLDPEHDAILSIGWVAMDGVRIDLSTADQRLVRADCPVPEQSAVIHRITDREAAGGTTVDSALDALFEVLQGRVLVAHHAALELGFLEEACYRLYGVRPPLPVVDTLRLAERQLRRAGRPIPADGMRLHTLRGRYNLPQYRAHDALFDALAAGELFVALVSQLSPEAQVPLERVLFRPGWLW
- the acs gene encoding acetate--CoA ligase — encoded protein: MSDTIESTLHETRHFAPPAEFTKNARLKPEDLEALHKKADADYEGFWCDLAREKIDWQTEFTEGLDSSNAPHYRWFADGRMNVSYNCIDRHLEVRGNKTAIIFEAENGETRNLTYRDLYNEVGKLANALKTMGVEKGDRVIIYMPMNAEAVIAMQACARIGAIHSVVFGGFSADALRDRIVDSGAKLVITADGGVRGGKTVALKANVDKALDSNPADVEKVIVCKRAGNDVTMQDERDIWWDDAVDGESVDCEPEWVESEHPLFLLYTSGSTGKPKGIQHSSAGYLLGAIITNQWVFDLQGDDVYWCTADVGWITGHTYVAYGPLAVGATQVVYEGVPTVPDAGRWWKMCQDHGVTVFYTAPTAIRALMKAGDDFPAQYDLSKLRLLGTVGEPINPEAWMWYYRVIGGERCPVVDTWWQTETGANMIAPIPGATTLVPGSCTQALPGIDADVVDENGNSLPADQGGYLVIKKPWPSMLRTVWGDDQRYKDTYWPKFDGKYYLAGDSARRDSEGNFWIMGRIDDVLNVSGHRLGTMEVESALVAHAEVAEAAVVGRPHDVKGEAIVAFVILKGDRLTGDEADAMIKDLRNWVADQIGPIAKPDDIRFADGLPKTRSGKIMRRLLRSIAKGEEITSDTSTLENEAVIPQLQGKA